GATTTAAGGCTTATTTCAATTTAAGCAAAAACGCGTAAGGGTTTACGCTATAAAATAGTCGTGAAACAGTGGAATGCTGTTTTTGGATATGGCAGGTTCGACACGGTCAGAACCTACAGTAATAAATGTAAATATTCCTAGGAGTATTATTATGGCTATCGTAGAATTCATGGGCAAAAGCTTTGACGTTGATGAAGACGGTTTCCTCCTGAAGTTTGAAGACTGGTGCCCTGAGTGGGTTGACTTCTGCAAAGAGTCCGAAGGCATCAAAGAACTCAACGAAGAACACCAGAAAGTTATCGACTTCCTGCAGGACTACTACAAAAAGAACGGTATCGCTCCCATGGTGCGTATCCTCTCCAAAGTAACTGGTTTCAAACTGAAGCACATCTACGAACTGTTCCCCTCCGGTCCCGGTAAGGGAGCTTGTAAGATGGCTGGTCTGCCCAAGCCCACCGGCTGCGTATAGATCAGACAGCTTCTTAGTATATTTGGGCGGGATCCTCGCGGTCCCGCCTTTTTTGTTCTTTAAAGACAATCAGCTGAATGGTGACGGTCCGGTTATTAAGCGTAAACGGGGATTGTAAGCTGTCCCGGTCTGATAGCTGAATCGTCAGCAGGCATCTGGTTGTCTGCTCGTTCCGGCCGCTTGACGTGCATCAGGTGGGCCTGTTAACTTATTGCACTAAAAATTGCGGAACTGGGCAAATAAAGCTTGCATATTATTATGTGCAGGTGTATTCGGCCTTGTTTTCACGGTTAACAAAGACAGGAGAAAGTCATGAAAAAAGATATCCATCCTAAATTGCATAAGGCAACTGTACGTTGCCACTGCGGTTATGAGTCCGAACTCTACTCCACCATTGGTGAAGAGGTGAGCACTGAAATTTGTTCCAACTGCCACCCTTTCTACACTGGTAAGCAGCGTTTTGTTGATACCGCTGGTCGTATCGATCGCTTTAAGAAGAAGTTCGGTAACTTCGACGCAGCAAGCAAAGTTAAGGGCAACTAGCTCATATTTCTGCGGTTTTGCCGCGTGAACATGCCTCTGCCGTTTTATGACGGTAGAGGCATGTCCTTTTTTAAAATATTTAAAAGTCCTGCATCGTAGCCGGGTGGGACATTTCAAATCCCTCCCCGCTGTATTCTTTTGTAGTGATAATCAATCTCGGTCTTGCTTGACGGCTGTAAGTGATTATTCTACTGAGAAACATTACTATTTTACGGGCTGTCCGGCCCTTATCAGTGAGGAAACGGATTTGAAATTACCTCTTCTTATGTCCGCCGCCAAAACCGTTGGCGGGCAGGCTGTTATCGAAGGCGTTATGATGCGCGCAAAGGACAATCTTGCCATTGCTGTCCGTCGTCCTGACGGTGAAATTACTGTTGAGCTTCGTCCCTGGTTTTCAATGACTCCCGAGTTTATGAAAAAACCTTTTCTGCGTGGTTTTCCTATTTTTATGGAGACCATGGTTAACGGAGTCAAAGCC
This portion of the Desulfovibrio sp. JC010 genome encodes:
- a CDS encoding TusE/DsrC/DsvC family sulfur relay protein, with product MAIVEFMGKSFDVDEDGFLLKFEDWCPEWVDFCKESEGIKELNEEHQKVIDFLQDYYKKNGIAPMVRILSKVTGFKLKHIYELFPSGPGKGACKMAGLPKPTGCV
- the rpmE gene encoding 50S ribosomal protein L31, with the translated sequence MKKDIHPKLHKATVRCHCGYESELYSTIGEEVSTEICSNCHPFYTGKQRFVDTAGRIDRFKKKFGNFDAASKVKGN